The following nucleotide sequence is from Ensifer adhaerens.
GGGAGACGAGCTTCAGCGACAGGATGAGGCGAACGACGTTCTCGGCGAGCGGCTCGCCGACTCCGCAGCAATGTGACAGGATCAGGTTGCGCTGCAGCGTTGCAACGTCGGCGCTGTCGATCTTGATCGAGGCGAGTTTGCCGAAGCCGGTGTTGATGCCGTAGACCGGCGCGTTACCGGCGACGATCTCGGCAATGCGGGCGGCAGCCTTGTTGATGCCGGCGTCAAAGGACGGATCGAGGCGGGCCGGCTCGCCGGACCAGTAAATGGTTTCGAGATCGCGGAGGGGCACGGAGCCCGGGTGTAGAGTGATGGTCATTGACCGATCCTTTGCCCTCTAAAGATGCGTTCATGAAGCGGATTGAAGCCGATGCGGTAGACGAGCTCGGCCGGATCCTCGATGTTCCAGATTGCCAGATCGGCGGATTTTCCGACTTCGATCGTGCCGGTTTCGGCCAGTAGGCCAAGCGCGCGGGCGGCTTCGCGCGTCGCACCGGCAAGGCATTCGGCAACCGTCAGCCGGAAGAACGTCGCCGACATGTTCATGGTGAGAAGCAGCGAGGTCAGCGGCGAGGTGCCGGGATTGCAGTCGGTGGCGATCGCGATACGCGCGCCGGCATCACGCAAAGCCTGGACCGGCGGCAGGCGCTCTTCGCGCAGCGCATAGAAGGCGCCGGGCAAAAGCACGGCGACCGTACCTGATTTGGCCAGGGCCGCAGCCCCTTCGGCGTCGAGATATTCGAGGTGGTCGGCCGAAAGCGCGCCGTAGGAGGCCGCGAGCTTTGCGCCGCCAAGGTTGGAGAGCTGTTCTGCGTGCAGCTTGACCGGCAGGCCGAGTGCCTTGGCGCGGTCAAAGACGCGGGCGATCTCGGCAGTCGAAAACGCGATGCCCTCGCAGAAACCGTCGACCGCATCGACCAGGCCTTCGGCATGGGCGGCGTCGAGGCCGGGCAGCACGACATCGGTGACGTAGTCATCGTTGCGGCCCTTGTAGTCCACAGGCGTTGCGTGTGCGGCGAGATAGCTCGTCATAACGCGCACCGGCCGCAGCGTTTCGAGTTTGCGGGCGGCACGCAGCATGTTGAGCTCGGCCGTGACGTTCAGTCCGTAGCCGGATTTGATTTCGACGGTCGAGACGCCTTCGGCAAGAAGCGTGTCGAGCCGCGGCAGGGTGCTTTCGACAAGCTGGTCGACGGTCAGCGCATTGGTCGCCTTGACCGAGGAAACGATGCCGCCACCGGCACGCGCAATCTCTTCATAGGTGGCGCCTTCGAGGCGCATCTGGAATTCGCGGGCGCGGTTGCCGCCATGAACGAGATGGGTGTGGCAGTCGATGAGAGCGGGCGTCACTACGCGGCCCTCGTAGTCCGTCGCTTCAAGGCTGCGTGCGAGGTCGGCGGGCAGTCCGCTCTCCGGCCCGGCATAGGCGATACGCCCATCGACGACCGCAACGGCCGCATTCTCGACGAGGCCAAGACCGTCAACGGTTTCGCCAAGCGTCACGAGACGCACATTGCGCCAGATGCCGGATGTCTGCCTGCGGGTCGAGAGTTCGTTCATCAGGTCGCCTCCACTGAATATAATGTATATACATATTAATTCGCTCCACAAGGGGAAATTTATGGAGCCTGCGGAAAAGGAAAGGGTGATCGGCCGAGTGAAACAGAACGGGGGCTTTGAGGAGATGACCGTAGAACTCTGATTTCTCGGGAATTTCTCACCCCGGGTTCGTCATCACCGCAGGCAAAAAGAAAAGGCCCCGAGCCATGAGGTTCGGAACCTTTGTCTGTGTCCTTGGAATGGGGATCGCGACGCGTGCCCGCGAGCCGAAATCCTGCCGGGCCGCGAAAACAGATCACGCTAAACCGCGTGATCCGCCTTAGTGCGCAGCCGTTCAACCACCTCGACGAAGCGATTTCCGGCAATGTCGAGGCGACCGCTGTTGTCGATCACGCTGACATCCGGGCCTGAGGTCACGTCTGGAGCCTGGCGGCTGAGGCGTCGCAAAACTTCCTCTTCACTTTCGCGGCCGCGTTCGGCAAGCCGCTTTGCAAGCACAGGCGTCTCGGCTGTAACAACGACGACGGCGATCTCGCCGAAGGCTTCGCGGAACGCCGGCAGGGCACCACGGCTGCCATTGACGATCGCCGTCATGCCGTCCCTGACATTCCTGAGCACGACGACGGGGATGCCGTATTTCAGCCCATGCGCATCCCAGAAAACGGCGAAGGCGCCGTCCTTCTGCATCTCGACGAACTCGTCTTCCGAGACGCTTTCATGTACCTCACTGCCGGCATCCGACGGACGGGTAATGACGCGGCGGACGAAATGCACGTCGTGACAATCCGCGAAATGCCGGGCGGCAAAGCCCATGACGCTGTCCTTGCCGGCGCCGCTCGGTCCAACAACGACGACAAGCGCGCCGCCCTGGTTGTTCGCGCTCATGCGACACGCCGTCCTTCGCGCCAGACGGAGCGCACGACCGGGATGCCTTCCTTGCGATGGACGCGAGCGATATCGGCGCGAAGGCCGACGCCGATGCGGCCGCGGTCATCGAGACCGACGGTACGCGCCGGCGTCGACGTCACCATGGCGATTGCCTTTGGCAGGTCGACGGCGTCGAGTTCGTCGGAGAGCACGAAGGGGGCGTGGATCAGACTGAAGGGCACATAGTCCGACGACAGCACGTCGAGCACGCCGCGCTCGGCGAGATCGCGGGCGGCGATGTTGCCGGAGTGCGACTTGCCGCGCACGATGTTCGGCGCGCCCATCAGAACGCTGAGGCCCGCGCGGTGCGACGCCTCGGCGGCCTCGAAGCTCGTCGGGAACTCCGCAAGCTTGATGCCGAAGCCGATCGATTCCTCGACGTGGTCGATGGTCGCGTCGTCATGGCTGGCGATCGTGATGCCGCGGGCCGCACAGGCCTCGGCGAGCGCGGTGCGGTGCGGACCGGCATACTTGGCCGACAACGCCTGCTGCCGCTCGACGAAGCGCGCGAATTCTTCGTCCGAGAAGCCGCGCTTGGCTTTATAGTAGAGCGTGTACTGGTCCATCGTCTGGAACTGGCGCTGGCCCGGCGCATGGTCCATCAGCGAGACGAGCTTGACCTGCGGATCGTTCTGGAAGTCCTCGTAGTGTTCGAGCACGTCGGACGTTGAAACTTCGCAGCGCAGGTGGATCAGGTGATCGGCGCGAAGGCGACCCTCTTCCTTGGCCTGGGCCAGCGCGTCGGCCATGCTGCGCATCTCGCCCTTCTGGAAGCCGCCATCCTCGTCGGAGCCGAGACGCAGGCAGTCGAAGACCGTGGTGATGCCGGAGGTGACCACCTGTGCGTCATGGGCCTGGATTGCCGCGATCTTCAGCCAGCGCACGCCCGGGCGCGGCGAGTAGTGGGCTTCGAGGTGGTCGGTGTGCAGCTCGATGAGGCCGGGGATCAGATAGTCGCCTTCAAAGTCCTCGCCGCTGGCAACCGTGCCCTCGGAAATGTCGGCAATCTT
It contains:
- the phnN gene encoding phosphonate metabolism protein/1,5-bisphosphokinase (PRPP-forming) PhnN, with amino-acid sequence MSANNQGGALVVVVGPSGAGKDSVMGFAARHFADCHDVHFVRRVITRPSDAGSEVHESVSEDEFVEMQKDGAFAVFWDAHGLKYGIPVVVLRNVRDGMTAIVNGSRGALPAFREAFGEIAVVVVTAETPVLAKRLAERGRESEEEVLRRLSRQAPDVTSGPDVSVIDNSGRLDIAGNRFVEVVERLRTKADHAV
- the hutI gene encoding imidazolonepropionase, yielding MNELSTRRQTSGIWRNVRLVTLGETVDGLGLVENAAVAVVDGRIAYAGPESGLPADLARSLEATDYEGRVVTPALIDCHTHLVHGGNRAREFQMRLEGATYEEIARAGGGIVSSVKATNALTVDQLVESTLPRLDTLLAEGVSTVEIKSGYGLNVTAELNMLRAARKLETLRPVRVMTSYLAAHATPVDYKGRNDDYVTDVVLPGLDAAHAEGLVDAVDGFCEGIAFSTAEIARVFDRAKALGLPVKLHAEQLSNLGGAKLAASYGALSADHLEYLDAEGAAALAKSGTVAVLLPGAFYALREERLPPVQALRDAGARIAIATDCNPGTSPLTSLLLTMNMSATFFRLTVAECLAGATREAARALGLLAETGTIEVGKSADLAIWNIEDPAELVYRIGFNPLHERIFRGQRIGQ
- a CDS encoding alpha-D-ribose 1-methylphosphonate 5-triphosphate diphosphatase — protein: MSKEQVLTNARIVLEDSILDGSVLIRDGKIADISEGTVASGEDFEGDYLIPGLIELHTDHLEAHYSPRPGVRWLKIAAIQAHDAQVVTSGITTVFDCLRLGSDEDGGFQKGEMRSMADALAQAKEEGRLRADHLIHLRCEVSTSDVLEHYEDFQNDPQVKLVSLMDHAPGQRQFQTMDQYTLYYKAKRGFSDEEFARFVERQQALSAKYAGPHRTALAEACAARGITIASHDDATIDHVEESIGFGIKLAEFPTSFEAAEASHRAGLSVLMGAPNIVRGKSHSGNIAARDLAERGVLDVLSSDYVPFSLIHAPFVLSDELDAVDLPKAIAMVTSTPARTVGLDDRGRIGVGLRADIARVHRKEGIPVVRSVWREGRRVA